The following are encoded in a window of Pagrus major chromosome 14, Pma_NU_1.0 genomic DNA:
- the tmem110l gene encoding transmembrane protein 110, like, which translates to MDMYGYSGVFLVKRFLDNEVLEVTNMSDINKANPHGCDNGALTDRFGVLIQGLLAIVAFSTLMLKRFREPVGIRRPWRIWFFDTSKQAIGALFIHFANVFLSTLTKEDPCSLYLMNFLLDATLGMLVIWLAVKLVSKLVEYKQWTLLMFGEYGDPPQAAAWLGQCGIYLLIMVLEKGVISLVLLVPGWSKLQEVLLSYIANPQLELVLVMLIVPFIVNSIMFWVVDSLMMRKYKTMKSLDDSCDSSVKKADSLPWANSEESRVLLTVETDTDEASEGEEDVGAVGPIPNVHYSGGPLRPSWVMV; encoded by the exons ATGGACATGTACGGCTACAGCGGGGTCTTCTTGGTGAAACGATTCTTGGACAACGAAGTGTTGGAAGTCACCAACATGTCCGACATCAACAAGGCGAATCCCCACGGCTGCGATAACGGAGCTTTGACGGACCGGTTCGGCGTCTTGATCCAGGGACTCCTGGCCATCGTCGCCTTCAGCACGCTGATGT TGAAGAGGTTTCGGGAGCCTGTAGGGATCAGACGACCCTGGAGGATCTG GTTTTTTGACACATCCAAGCAGGCCATCGGTGCTCTTTTCATCCACTTTGCCAACGTCTTCCTGTCAACGCTCACCAAAGAAGATCCATGCTCCCT GTATCTGATGAACTTCCTCCTGGACGCCACGTTGGGGATGCTGGTCATCTGGTTGGCTGTGAAGCTGGTGTCCAAACTGGTGGAGTACAAGCAGTGGACGCTGCTCATGTTTGGAGAATACG gtgaTCCTCCCCAGGCAGCAGCATGGTTGGGTCAGTGTGGCATCTACCTGCTCATCATGGTGCTGGAGAAAGGCGTGATCAGCCTGGTGCTGCTCGTCCCCGGATGGTCCAAA TTGCAGGAGGTGTTGCTGAGCTACATTGCTAACCCTCAGCTGGAGCTGGTGCTGGTCATGCTCATCGTGCCCTTCATAGTGAAC TCCATCATGTTCTGGGTGGTTGACAGCCTGATGATGAGGAAGTACAAGACGATGAAGAGCCTGGACGACTCCTGCGACAGCTCGGTGAAGAAGGCCGACTCGCTGCCCTGGGCGAACAGTGAGGAGTCACGG GTCCTGCTGACCGTCGAGACCGACACAGACGAGGCTTCAGAGGGCGAAGAAGACGTCGGAGCTGTTGGACCGATCCCTAATGTGCACTACTCTGGAGGCCCACTGAGACCCAGCTGGGTGATGGTGTAA